One genomic window of Deinococcus aerophilus includes the following:
- a CDS encoding response regulator transcription factor produces the protein MERKPLVLVIEDEKDIARFIELELAAEGYATEVAFDGVTGLSKFREVNPDLVILDLMLPVLDGLEVARRIRKTSNTPIIILTAKDGIQDKVEGLDSGADDYLIKPFSIEELLARVRAHLRRVNPAVTGEVRVADLVMNLDGREIFRGGRRVELSAKEFELLELLARNPGKVFSRFEIEEKVWPEYTGGSNVVDVYIGYLRRKLEEGGERRLIHTVRGVGYVLREE, from the coding sequence ATGGAACGCAAGCCTCTGGTACTCGTCATCGAGGATGAGAAAGACATCGCTCGATTTATTGAACTTGAACTCGCCGCCGAAGGATATGCCACCGAGGTCGCCTTCGACGGCGTAACCGGCCTGTCCAAATTCCGTGAAGTCAACCCCGATCTGGTGATTCTCGACCTGATGCTGCCCGTGCTCGACGGCCTGGAGGTGGCGCGGCGCATCCGCAAGACCAGCAACACGCCCATCATCATCCTGACCGCCAAGGACGGCATCCAGGACAAGGTCGAGGGCCTGGACAGCGGCGCGGACGATTACCTGATCAAGCCGTTTTCCATCGAGGAACTGCTTGCCCGCGTGCGCGCCCACCTGCGCCGCGTCAACCCGGCCGTGACCGGCGAGGTGCGGGTCGCCGATCTGGTGATGAACCTCGACGGGCGCGAGATCTTCCGGGGAGGCCGGCGTGTGGAACTGTCGGCCAAGGAATTCGAACTGCTGGAACTGCTCGCCCGCAACCCCGGCAAGGTGTTCTCGCGCTTCGAGATCGAGGAGAAGGTCTGGCCCGAGTACACCGGCGGCAGCAACGTGGTGGACGTGTACATTGGGTACCTGCGCCGCAAGCTGGAGGAGGGTGGTGAACGCCGCCTCATTCATACCGTGCGCGGCGTGGGCTACGTGCTGCGCGAGGAATAA
- a CDS encoding adenylate/guanylate cyclase domain-containing protein, with translation MTQLLLPLPSHPPDPISVCLVTVDVSGSTQLVRTLPLNHYMALMTEFVQVMILSFEARGGQVLQHQGDAVLAYWTAQDTAQACAAALDAHDRAARLGLAGMLGVALRVRVGLAVGDVLTGVVGGQHSAYGLPVNYARRLCDAARPGETLACPDVAPLVGRAVGVEVHRPLNLPGFGPECRTFRLTQLQNTALDHRALPLSI, from the coding sequence ATGACCCAGCTTCTTCTGCCGCTGCCCAGCCATCCTCCTGACCCCATCTCGGTGTGTCTGGTCACGGTTGACGTGTCGGGCAGCACCCAGCTGGTCCGCACGCTGCCGCTGAACCACTACATGGCACTGATGACCGAGTTCGTGCAGGTCATGATCCTGAGTTTTGAGGCGCGGGGAGGGCAGGTCCTGCAGCATCAGGGGGACGCCGTGCTGGCCTACTGGACGGCGCAGGACACCGCGCAGGCCTGTGCGGCGGCGCTGGACGCCCATGACCGTGCGGCCCGGCTGGGGCTGGCCGGCATGCTGGGCGTGGCGCTGCGCGTCCGGGTGGGTCTGGCGGTAGGGGACGTGCTCACCGGCGTGGTGGGCGGGCAGCACAGCGCCTACGGCCTGCCCGTGAACTATGCCCGGCGGCTGTGCGACGCCGCGCGGCCCGGAGAGACGCTTGCCTGCCCCGATGTGGCCCCGCTGGTGGGCCGGGCCGTGGGCGTGGAGGTTCATCGTCCGCTGAATCTGCCGGGTTTCGGGCCGGAGTGCCGGACCTTCCGCCTCACACAGCTGCAGAATACGGCGCTGGACCACCGGGCCCTGCCGCTGTCCATATGA
- the coaBC gene encoding bifunctional phosphopantothenoylcysteine decarboxylase/phosphopantothenate--cysteine ligase CoaBC produces the protein MADAAATKMTENPATVLVIVGGSMAAVKAPSVLRRLRKDGVRVNVIATRAALHFITELSLSTAADGPVGTDEAWFSPRPDALHLTLARADAAVVVGASAELLAGAAGGHAGDLALATLLSVRGPVLWVPAMNAAMWHSPAVQANVQRLKDWGHHFLGPEVGAFGTRGEGAGLGRMAEPETIAAAALKLLQPTGPRDLEGLQVVVSAGPTREYLDPVRYISNPSSGKMGFAVAQEARDRGARVTLVTGPVNLPDPSGMRVVRIESALELRGAVLAAAQDADLVVMTAAVADYRAAEQQHEKQAKVAGDVSLHLTPNPDILAELGTNKGSRVLVGFAMETHAGVERAALKAQRKNADFILLNYPTQAGTAFGGDDNQVTLVRADGSHEDWPRTSKREVARRLLDEAARLMRGAASS, from the coding sequence ATGGCAGATGCGGCGGCAACGAAGATGACAGAGAACCCGGCAACCGTGCTGGTGATCGTGGGAGGCAGCATGGCCGCCGTGAAGGCGCCCTCGGTGCTGCGGCGGCTGCGTAAGGACGGCGTGCGGGTCAACGTGATCGCCACTCGGGCGGCTCTACACTTCATCACCGAGCTGAGCCTGTCCACCGCTGCCGACGGCCCGGTGGGCACCGACGAGGCGTGGTTCTCGCCCCGCCCCGACGCCCTGCACCTCACGCTGGCCCGTGCGGACGCCGCGGTGGTCGTGGGCGCGTCGGCCGAGCTGCTGGCCGGCGCGGCAGGAGGACATGCCGGCGATCTCGCGCTCGCGACCCTGCTCAGCGTGCGCGGTCCGGTGCTGTGGGTGCCGGCCATGAACGCGGCGATGTGGCACAGCCCGGCGGTTCAGGCCAACGTGCAGCGGCTCAAGGACTGGGGCCACCACTTCCTCGGGCCGGAGGTCGGAGCCTTCGGCACGCGCGGTGAGGGAGCGGGTCTGGGGCGCATGGCCGAGCCGGAAACCATCGCCGCCGCCGCCCTGAAGCTGCTTCAGCCCACCGGGCCGCGTGACCTGGAGGGCCTGCAGGTGGTCGTCTCTGCCGGGCCGACGCGCGAGTACCTGGACCCGGTGCGCTACATCAGCAACCCCAGCAGCGGCAAGATGGGCTTCGCGGTGGCCCAGGAGGCGCGCGACCGGGGTGCGCGAGTCACGCTGGTGACGGGCCCCGTGAACCTTCCCGATCCGTCTGGAATGCGGGTGGTCAGGATCGAATCGGCGCTGGAGCTGCGCGGCGCGGTGCTTGCTGCCGCCCAGGACGCCGACCTTGTGGTCATGACCGCCGCCGTGGCCGACTACCGCGCCGCCGAGCAGCAGCACGAGAAGCAGGCCAAGGTCGCGGGCGACGTCAGCCTTCATCTGACCCCCAACCCCGACATCCTCGCTGAACTGGGCACGAACAAGGGCAGCCGCGTGCTGGTCGGCTTCGCGATGGAAACCCACGCGGGGGTGGAACGGGCCGCCCTCAAGGCCCAGCGCAAGAACGCCGACTTCATTCTGCTGAACTACCCCACCCAGGCGGGCACGGCCTTCGGCGGCGATGACAATCAGGTCACGCTGGTCCGGGCCGACGGCTCGCACGAGGACTGGCCGCGCACCAGCAAGCGCGAGGTGGCCCGGCGTCTGCTGGACGAGGCCGCCCGGCTGATGCGTGGGGCTGCCTCCTCCTGA
- a CDS encoding sensor histidine kinase → MTLRWRLTLFYTALLAALLTAVGVTTLVIMRGNLIASVNSDLSDAYGRFTQVLPSLGLDPSNQVNRDGAGDLRSVRYQFPNYAIQIELLPFYVDGQVGLVDRLAGATSGPQRQQLFDEMKFQRLGSRDSSGIDRAAPIELSEEQLTELIRSPGGQLLLNLHVKEAFREQPTLMRVLVRLAPLAVQPAVLGLPGSNEVLSIVYVGRSLEEIQRTLTNLQNVILLLFLAGLVTAGTGAYLLAGQALRPLQQVQRAAEGIGGQNLTERVPEPSTGDEVQALAGALNSMLGRLEASFEAQRRFTSDASHELRTPVTAISGHASYLLRRTNPDEQQRESLKIIRSESERLTNLIASLLQLARSDSGALVLTREPILSELFLDEIARELMPLARAQKTTLTVGGQEVAFEGDADRLKQVIINLVSNALKAGAGTITLLSQPEENGEQVRLSVRDDGPGIPPDQLERLFDRFYRLEDSRSRDQGGAGLGLSIARSIVEAHGGRIWLESTLGRGTSAHVQLPVGNVPVLDEEDVP, encoded by the coding sequence ATGACGCTGCGCTGGCGGCTGACGCTGTTCTATACGGCGCTGCTGGCGGCGCTGCTGACGGCGGTGGGCGTGACCACGCTGGTGATCATGCGCGGCAACCTGATCGCCAGCGTGAACAGCGATCTCAGCGACGCCTACGGCCGCTTTACCCAGGTGTTGCCCTCGCTGGGGCTCGATCCGAGCAACCAGGTGAACCGGGACGGTGCCGGAGACCTGCGCAGTGTCCGCTACCAGTTTCCCAACTACGCCATTCAGATCGAGCTGCTGCCGTTCTACGTCGACGGTCAGGTGGGGCTGGTGGACCGGCTGGCGGGCGCCACCTCGGGTCCGCAACGCCAGCAGCTGTTCGATGAGATGAAGTTTCAGCGTTTGGGCAGCCGCGACTCGTCTGGCATTGACCGCGCGGCCCCCATCGAGCTGTCCGAGGAACAATTAACAGAACTGATTCGCTCGCCGGGCGGGCAACTGCTGCTCAACCTGCACGTCAAGGAGGCCTTCCGCGAGCAGCCCACGCTGATGCGGGTGCTTGTGCGGCTCGCCCCCCTGGCGGTGCAGCCGGCGGTGCTCGGGCTGCCCGGCAGCAACGAGGTGCTGAGCATCGTGTACGTGGGGCGCAGCCTGGAGGAGATCCAGCGGACCCTGACCAACCTGCAAAACGTCATCCTGCTGCTGTTCCTGGCCGGGCTGGTGACGGCGGGCACCGGCGCCTACCTGCTTGCCGGTCAGGCGCTGCGGCCCCTGCAGCAGGTGCAGCGCGCCGCCGAGGGCATCGGCGGACAGAACCTGACCGAGCGGGTGCCCGAGCCGAGCACCGGCGACGAGGTGCAGGCGCTGGCCGGAGCGCTGAACAGCATGCTGGGCCGTCTGGAGGCCAGCTTCGAGGCCCAGCGGCGCTTTACCAGCGACGCCAGCCACGAACTGCGCACACCGGTCACGGCCATCAGCGGGCACGCCAGCTACCTGCTGCGGCGCACCAATCCCGACGAGCAGCAGCGCGAGAGCCTCAAGATCATCCGCAGCGAGTCCGAGCGGCTGACCAACCTGATTGCCAGCCTGTTGCAGCTGGCCCGTTCGGACAGCGGCGCGCTGGTCCTGACCCGCGAGCCGATTCTCTCCGAGCTGTTTCTGGACGAGATTGCCCGCGAGCTGATGCCACTGGCACGCGCCCAGAAAACCACCCTGACGGTGGGCGGACAGGAAGTTGCCTTCGAGGGCGACGCCGACCGCCTCAAGCAGGTCATCATCAACCTGGTGAGCAACGCGCTCAAGGCGGGGGCCGGCACCATCACCCTGCTCAGCCAGCCCGAGGAGAACGGCGAGCAGGTGCGCCTGAGCGTGCGTGACGACGGCCCCGGCATTCCGCCCGACCAGCTTGAGCGGCTCTTTGACCGCTTCTACCGCCTGGAAGACAGCCGCAGCCGTGATCAGGGAGGCGCTGGCCTGGGCCTGAGCATCGCGCGCAGCATCGTGGAGGCCCACGGGGGGCGCATCTGGCTGGAAAGCACCCTGGGCCGGGGGACCTCAGCCCACGTTCAGCTGCCCGTGGGCAATGTGCCTGTGCTGGATGAGGAGGACGTGCCGTGA
- the mqnP gene encoding menaquinone biosynthesis prenyltransferase MqnP produces MSVAPRMKTYLQLVKFEHTVFALPFAYAGMLLASMQTQGTGWPGLGVVVWVTVAMAAARTAAMGANRVIDRFIDARNPRTAGREVPSGKVSPAQAWALVGISLVVMAFAAAQLNPLCLALLPLAVVFLIGYPYTKRFTWLCHAWLGVTDGAAAAGGWIAVTGHFAPGAWVLWAVVIFWMIGLDVIYATMDRDFDVKHGIKSIPARFGIRRALRIAAASHALTFALLLLVGVVTGASGWYYLAAAAMGVILLYEHRIVNPDDLARVNVAFFDANMWLALTMLAGVVVDVTWRTLT; encoded by the coding sequence ATGAGTGTGGCTCCGCGCATGAAAACCTACCTGCAGCTCGTAAAATTCGAGCACACCGTGTTCGCCCTGCCCTTCGCCTACGCGGGCATGTTGCTGGCCAGCATGCAGACCCAGGGCACCGGCTGGCCGGGGCTGGGGGTGGTGGTGTGGGTCACGGTGGCGATGGCGGCGGCGCGCACGGCGGCGATGGGAGCCAACCGGGTCATTGACCGCTTCATAGACGCGCGTAACCCACGCACGGCGGGCCGCGAGGTGCCGAGCGGCAAGGTCAGCCCCGCGCAGGCCTGGGCCCTCGTGGGAATCAGTCTGGTGGTTATGGCCTTTGCGGCGGCGCAGCTCAATCCGCTGTGCCTGGCCCTGCTGCCCCTGGCGGTGGTCTTCCTGATCGGCTACCCGTATACCAAGCGCTTTACCTGGCTGTGCCACGCGTGGCTGGGCGTGACCGATGGCGCGGCGGCGGCGGGAGGATGGATCGCCGTCACCGGGCACTTTGCCCCCGGCGCCTGGGTGCTGTGGGCGGTGGTGATCTTCTGGATGATCGGCCTGGACGTGATCTACGCCACCATGGACCGCGACTTCGACGTCAAGCACGGCATCAAGAGCATTCCGGCCCGGTTTGGCATCCGCCGCGCCCTGCGCATCGCGGCCGCCAGCCACGCGCTGACCTTCGCCCTGCTGCTGCTCGTGGGTGTGGTCACCGGGGCCAGCGGGTGGTATTACCTGGCCGCCGCCGCGATGGGCGTGATCCTGCTCTACGAGCACCGCATCGTCAACCCGGATGATCTGGCGCGCGTCAACGTGGCGTTTTTCGACGCCAACATGTGGCTGGCCCTGACCATGCTCGCGGGCGTGGTGGTGGACGTAACGTGGCGGACCCTGACCTGA
- the argR gene encoding arginine repressor: protein MPGKLSKEQRQKRIQDIIARESVSTQGELVEFLRREAIQVTQATVSRDINELRLVRVPVGKGRHRYALSQTTGHSDVHDELARLFQNFVHDVDRGENILVVRTAEGHASGVALLLDRLRRDDIVGTIAGEDTIFVVARTTDEGEALMEELHALMLG from the coding sequence GTGCCCGGAAAGCTCAGCAAGGAACAGCGCCAGAAACGAATTCAGGACATCATCGCCCGCGAGAGCGTCTCGACGCAGGGTGAGCTGGTCGAGTTCCTGCGCCGGGAAGCCATTCAGGTGACCCAGGCCACCGTCAGCCGCGACATCAACGAACTGCGGCTGGTGCGGGTGCCGGTGGGCAAGGGCCGGCACCGGTACGCCCTGTCTCAGACCACCGGCCACAGCGACGTGCATGACGAACTGGCCCGGCTGTTCCAGAACTTTGTCCACGATGTGGACCGGGGTGAGAACATCCTGGTTGTCCGCACTGCCGAGGGCCACGCTTCGGGGGTCGCCCTGCTGCTTGACCGCCTGCGCCGCGACGACATCGTGGGCACCATTGCGGGAGAAGACACCATTTTCGTGGTTGCCCGCACCACCGACGAGGGCGAGGCGCTGATGGAGGAGCTGCACGCACTGATGCTGGGGTAA